The genomic interval AAAATAAGAGGAACACACTGCCCACAATGTGAGAAGCAAACCCAGGTCTGAACAGGCACTTCAAAATAGAAAGCAAAAGCTTGTGATAAAGAAACACAACACAGCGCATCCAGGAAGAAATGAGTGTACTGTATAAGATTTCAATACAGCTCTTAGATGACCTTCCCACCCAATTTGCAGGCATCCCTACCCCCTTTAAGAGAGGGGAAATACTGGACTATATACTCTTCAATACAAAACCACTTGTTGATCATTATACTGTCCTGGGGTTGTCTATCTATCCCGGCCAAGTAAGCATGACTACTGGAACACCTTTCACTGAAATCACTACTGAAAGACTGTGCATTTCCTACTAAGGACAGCTGGGAAATGGTAACTGATCCATAGTTAGCAGCacgacttggaggcacccaacaacaacaaaacaaggcTTTGAGATCAGCAGAACTCCCTTGGAAATAATGTGTATTAGGTCTGAAGGGGCTTGATCTTTGTGTGTGTTGTAGCTCCCCTTCCTAGACTTGTAGAAAACGACCTCTGAGAGGGACTTCCATGCTGTTGCACAACAATGGCTGTAATGAACTTAAAAGggtggaagaaggaggagcatAGTAGTCCTATTCCGTTCCCTGTGCGGCACCTTTGCTCCTGGCAAATAAGAACCTTCCCATCAAAAGTGGAACTGAGCTGAAAGAGGCAGCcaaaggctgtggaattctgggagttggagtttgttgtgggccccaactcccagaattccatagcagagagtgAGACAAAGCCTGAAAgcgcttccaaaccgggttaCTTCTCCAGCGCAGCGCCTTTTTACCTCCGAACAGGTGAGGCGAAAGGTGGGCGGGAAGGGAGCCGATGACCAGCCGCGGCCCGCTGCCCCCTCCTCCGGCTCCTCCGCCTCCAAAGGCCCTCTCCCGTCCCCCTTCCTCGGGGGTGCTGTTGACCGAGTCCTGGGAGCCGTAcagtccgccgccgccgccgccgccgctgctgttgTTGGGGATGTTGAAGGCAGAATGGGCGGCGGCTCGAGAAGAGGAGGCAGGGCCGCCGAGGGACCGGCTCCGTGGCGCCGCTACAGGAGGGACCCCCGTCGACGACGAGGACGCCGCTCCTCCACCTTGTCCCAAATTGTGTCCTCCTTGCGGGGCTAAGTGGGTATACCTCCCTGGCGccccgccgccaccgccgccgctcCCAGAAGGCAAGTCCCCGCCGGAATAAGCCCTGGTCCGTCCGTTGGCGGCGGCCGGGCCGCTCTGTTTAGCCCCCATCGCCTTGATGCTAtcgtctctcctctcctctcctccgcTTTGTGTAGTCCCTCTCCTGGCGGGGCGCTTCAGCTGGCGGCCCCGGCGTGGCTGAGGAGGCGCCTCCGTCGCTGAGGGAGCCTGGAAGCAGCCGCAGGGAAGGAGCCCGGAGCGACCTGGGCgctgaggaaggaggaggaggaggagcggggcGGAGACGTcgctaatgttgttgttgtggaggaGGCAGCCGTTGCCTCAACCTCCTTCGCCGCCATCCTGCCCTCCGCCCCGGTTTAAGGAGAAAGGAACGCCGCTTTTCCCCCGCGCTCACTCGAGTGTGAGGCGACGGGGGCAGCAACGTCCTCTCCCTTTAACGCCCTGTCGCCATaatgaaggaaggagagagacagaggCTGTTTTCGGCGGCGGCGGTTACCGAAAACCCCGCCCCTTCTCGTGCTCGCTCGCTCATTGGCTGGGGCTCTCTAACGCGCGCTCCCTGTCCCCGCCCCTTCTCTTTCGCGCTCGCTCATTCGCTGACACTCTCACTCACGCTCCCTCCTTCCTTATCGTGGTAACAAGCCCccgtcccttctctctcttgctcGCTCATTGGCTGGCGCTCTCtctccctcgctccctccctAACAGTCCCcgcccctttccctccccctgaGGAGGGGCCGGCCACGGAGCTTACTATAAGATTACACTCTTATACTGTAGTCCAGCTATTCCACACAATGGTTCTGGCTGCcttctcctgttgcattctgggatttgcagtttaaaggaAGGTCCCAGGCGCGCCCATAGAATGGAGAAAAGCAGCGAGCTGAGGTTCAGAAGACTAGTGGGTGGGGTCAAGGGCGGTGACATGTAAATTTTGGACCAATGAGATGGGAGGAGAGCCCTGACGTCTTTCCTGGACCCCAGGGCAGAAACTAGGGTTTGTGTCGGGGTCCGTGGAGAGGGCTGAGGGCGAAGGGGGGCCGCCAGGGCCAGAGGGGGAGCGGAGGTCGAGGCAGGCAGAGGGAGGGCTGGGGTCaggccaaggtctcactgtgACCTGGAAGGccgtcccaaggagaggggtctcTGGGCGGAGACCTAATTAAGCATCCATTGTTAGGCTGCTTTGTGGTTCCAATGTATAATTCTTGCTGCAGGCTGTTCCTGTTAGTACAAAATTAATTTAGGGCTTTGGAATAGGCCTTCttaatttcgcgactttcacacgaaaacggtgacttttcagagcttttcgtgtgatttccgNNNNNNNNNNNNNNNNNNNNNNNNNNNNNNNNNNNNNNNNNNNNNNNNNNNNNNNNNNNNNNNNNNNNNNNNNNNNNNNNNNNNNNNNNNNNNNNNNNNNTGGGTGGTTAtttttctggatctggcagcccttctgaccGCACACTGGATATGGGAGCGGGTTGGAGGACCTTCTCTGGAAAGGTTCTCTTTGGCCCCTTTGTTGCTTCAGGCTTTGGGGCTTCCTGGCTGGGAGGGGAACGCACtgaatgacccttggggtctcttcctaggAGTCTATGACACTTTGCCTGGAAGACAAGTGTCTTCTTTTCCGGGGGCGCTTCCATACTTTGAGTGGGAcagtttccccttctccttttgggaaGGGATCTCTATCAAGAGTGCTGCCCCTTCGGGGTGTGGGATGGGGGTCTTCCCAGTAGCAGCCAGGTGCCCCTTCTGCATGCTATCCATGCATTCAAGGGCTTTGAGCCTTAATggctgggagggggttggactagatgacctttggggtcccttccttaGGAGTCTATGACTCTTTGCTTGGGAGAGGAGAGGCCCTGGGACATTTTCCATGCTTTGACTGGGGTCAGTTTCCCTTTGAGTccccagagagccttctccttctGAGAAGTGCTGTCTGGGGAAGTTACTGGCCCCTTTCCTTGCCTGGGATCTTCCCAGTGTCCCTTCCACAGCCCCCTTTGCTTGGAGAAGAGTCCCTGGATATGGGAGCTGGTGGGAGGACAGTGTTGAGTGCACCAGGCAGCAGGGCATCTGTGGGAGGGCTTTGTGCattcctggctgggagaggattggactggatggagtCCCATCGAACTCTAGGAGCCCATGATTCTTTGCTTGGAAGAGGAACATCTTTTTCCCTGGGAGAGCTTCCATACTGAGTGAGGCAGCTTGTTTGTATCTTGGGAGAAGCTTCTGCATCTGGGAAGGGCTCTCTGGCAGGGGTGCTGTCCCTTGGGGTGGGTGGGACGGGGGTCTTCCCAGAGACAGCCAGGGGCCCCTTCTACATGCCTTCCATGCCTTTGAGTGCTGTGTACCTTCCTGGCTGGGaaggagttggactgaatggcctttgggACCTCTTCCTGGAACCCATGACTGCCTGGAAGAGGAGAGTCGCTCCATGATTTGACTGGGGCCAGTTTCCCTTTGAGTCCACCTAAGAAGCCAGGCCTCTCTTCCTCAGCCTTGGACCAGACTCCCAGGGGAAGACCTCTGGCTCTCCTGAGAAGCTTCTGCTCCAGACAATAAGCTCCATGTAAGCCTTTAGTAACTCATTCTGTTTGTAAACCAGTGATATTCCCCCCCCAAAGGGAAGGTGCACCGGTCCTGGAGGCACTGCAATACCAGGTCGATGCGTGCTGgagtggatggagcaagctcctATTCCATCTCCCAGCTCCAAAAATCCATTTAATATATAGTCCTCAAATAGAGGACGTATCAGATATTAAACTGATAAGAACAGATTAAACCTTTTATTAGAGAATATTTAGGAATACAGTTTAacataaaacaataggtaatacaTGTCAAGTCCAAAGAACACAattgcaaataaaatacatagtaatatGATAATATATGAAGAAATTAGATataaagcaaatttcattcctaggatgcattaaattattaaaacatattttaagtaAAATAGGGCATACTAGGGAgatcaaaatatatatatcctttaCTTTTAAATCACTGATGGCAGTCACTAATATATCTATACAGTTGCGTACcataaaaggaaagagaaaaagaagagaaggaggaagaaggcaggcggaagaaaagaagactgaaacaTCATCCTTCCTTTTCTACCAAAACCGCAACTGGTTCCTTATACTGACGATGGCCCAAAATGTGAGAGTTACCAATAGAAGGTTTTATAGAAAGATGGACTTAGTAGATAAAGTAATTGTGTGATCAAGTTTAGGTAAAGTCAAAGGAACTAGGAGAAAAAATTACGTAGGATTTAATAAACAATGGGAAGCAAACACTgtagaaagaaaatataaatatgtttatCTCTGTTAATGCTAATAAAATGTAGTTATACATAATATAAACCCACTTTTCTCATCCTGCATcttatttccaaactcttttaCAATAATCTTGTATTGGAAACCACTCAACCTCAATCATTTCaacatcattattatttaatCAAGCAGTCAGCTGATCCATTTCCATTAATTCTAtactttttatagttttttgtgggtttttcggtctatgtggccatgttctatcgTTTTTATTAACCACTCGTGAACTTTAGGTAGTatctggctgagtgctagggaatgctgggaactgcagtttccTTTGAAAAATTTTTTCCTACCacctaaaacaaaaaaaattaaaagttttaaatttaaattgaatatctcacaaaactccagttcccagaatgccccagcattgatccagggcattgatccagggcaatcaaagccagggctggggagtagtggtggtTTTGGGGTCACTCCTTGTCCTTTTCTTAGTGTTAACTCCTACTCCTATTGTACtcctcaaagaaaaaaaaaatccctagcatctaaaacaaaaaaataaaagttttaaatttaaattagtgcaatataattaaaaaaacctgtttccatttaaaatagaATAACAGGAATATGGAGTAACAACTATATttagttactccttattccttctCCTACTCCAGAAAACCCTCTTACTCCTTATTCCTCCGCACTGGTGCTTAAAAAAGCCTctaactagattatttctgcagtgtgttttgttgcTAAGGATCACATTCCCACTATGGTTGAAAGTGAAGTGATGATTGGGTTAATACTTCATAATAATAAGTGTAGTCACTtcatttttggcacaattgtgCTTCCTattagtttgcaccacttcaaaatgcatgtcaatcatctgtgcatcatcagtaaTGTAAACAGCACCCCGACCtgggaattctctctctctctctctctctgtgtgtgtgtgtatatatatatataaattgatagaagattaagtccattggttttgcagcctaggtaattgcaagtagtaaatataaagaaaatatatagGTTGTCGCTTGCATTGCTGGTGATGCAGAGGTGGCATGGCTTCCCTCCTTCcagatgactgacatgcattttgaggTGGCGTCAAAAAAGTAGTGATTACaaggggaaaatgaaaatatctgCTTCCATGCTGCAAAtggtggaaggagggaaggcGAATCCCAAACCGGTTTATTAAATGTAGGTAGAAATGAGCCCTAGGTCTTCCTAAGGGCCTCCTGCACATGGCAGAGCGACTGttgcacccatcatccacagaggcatcctcccctttctcttttgctctGAGTAGAGCTGCTGCAAAGTCCATCGTTGCCCAAGGCTCCctcaaagagagagaaggaaagtagGCTGCTGGGAgccattgctctgctgcctttttcttgcaacaagatacaaaaaggctgagAAAGAAGTAAAATCACAGCTGATCTCAAAAATTAGCTTTGTGAGGAAACCTGTAACATCAATACAACGTACAGTCCACATTCTATTCGAGGAGGAAAAGGTAGCCTAAGAATGGCTGCTTATCTCCTTGGCTGCCCAGAGACCCCTCTCCTTGGAACATCCTTCCTGGCCACAGTGAGGCCAGAGCTTGGCCCCAGCCCTCCCACCGCCTGCCTCAACCGGCCactccccctccagccccagcAGCCCCTTTACCCACGGCCCTCTACACAGCCCATCAGCCacgccctccctgccctcacagcctcgcctccagggggattctgggatcccAGGAGAGACTTCAGGGCTCTCCTCCCATCCCATTGGTCCAAAATTTGCATGGCACCGCCCTTGACCCAACCCACTAGTCCTCTGAGCCTCAGCTTGCTGCTTTTCTCTGTTCTATGGCCGCTGGAAGGGAGGTGGGAGAATGGTCTTGCCTCCAGGGAGGGAAACATTGCCACCTGCTGGCCATGGCAGTGGAACTGCAAGACCGACTGAAGAATTtacattttcttctctcccaccattggtcccaaatttgcatggccccgccctGGGAGGCTCGGCCCAGGAGAAATAGGGCAGCTTCATGGAGACTgattgatgattcccaggagttcACCTCCCTTTTGTGggtccctttcctttgcatcctttccagagaAGACACAGAATTGGAAAACAACAGACAAGCTTCAAGACGTGGCTGGAATGGAGACTTTAAGAAATCTGAGTCATGGAAAATCAGGAGAAGACATGAATAAGGAATGAGaattaatcaataaatattgcaaaaatagaATGAAATAGAATGGAAAACGAAGGATGAAATAAGAATAACAGGATCAGAGAAACTAAGGAAGCCCTTGGCAATACTGAGGTTAACCAGAAACACAAGAATAAGCGGACGTGGAATGAATTATCAAGATACAACTGTACAATACAAATGTTATCAACATAAGTACAAAATATGAgatataaaaagaataaaacagtaACAATTAAAAAGTAGATAGTTGATTTTACTTACTCTCAGTATTGAAACTGCAAACAGCAGGATGATaagtgtataaatatataaatgtataaaagTAAGGTTAGTAATTtgtatgttaataataataataacaatagacaACCCTGGAGCCCATCATCCCCATGGACACCTGGAAAAGGAGAGATTCCTGGTCATCATTCAATGGAAacgaaagagaaaaagaagaaattgtaTTATATTAAGATGCTTCAGCAATGACTGTCCTACAAATTTCAACAATTAAAACTGTAGTATCACCCAAAATATTGTTTCTGAATCAGATGTTACCAATAATACGTAATAAAGAATCCTTTAATACGTAATAAAGAATCCTTTATGAATTGGCCCAGAGATATTTTGCAGTTCATATGGAAAAGGAGGAAACCCAGGATATCAAAATGATCCAAGATGCCAAGGAAAGAGGAGGACTGGCTTTACccgaactatggcctgttacagactgccaaaataaagctgcttggggtctctttggaggtatgctatttaaatgatgcatacatcctaagaatccagaagctgcaccaaagctgaactccagtgcttaggaatggagtgtggctttggcacgacctccggactcttaggacccatgcatcatttaaacagcatacctccaaagagacccgaagcagcttattttggcagtctgtaacaggccttagtttataTCCTGATTTGTGTGGTTTGAGTTGGGTCAAAGGCTGGCTAAAATGGGAAGACAAGAGACTTTTGGAGTAAGGACGTGAAGGGATCAAATTTGACCTACATGCATTTCTTGCTTAcgacaaagaaaaaacaaaccaggCATTTAACAACCATTGTGTAAGAAAACCCCTTTTAAGAATttggaagagaaaatataaatataggaTAACGAATAAGATCCTTATGTGGTTATCACCCGGGAGGCCTTTTACAGGAAGGAAATGGACAGAGATAATAGAAAAACAAGGAAAGGAGATTAAAACAGAGAAAGTAAGAAATATTTGAGGACAAAGCATTCAAAGTTGGGTGGTTCCACTACAGACAGATTTATGAAAGAGTAAAGTTAGATATTAGAATTCAGGGAATAgtggaaggaaagacagaaatggaagaaatgttATATGGGAGAAATAAGAAAATGATAGAactattatactgtatataaaaaaatattAGGATGGCAAATGGAGAAAGAGGCGGAGAAAGATATAAttgggcccggcctcgattaagaagaagagccctccctccagaccatgctggacctgattccctcccccccattcctttcttcttttgtgtcgtgtcttatagattgtaagcctgagggcagggaaccgtctattatcccctctgttgtaagccacccagatttccagagattgggtggcatataaataaatccttttattatgatgatgatgattaaatggGCAATCGGCGTTGGACATCCTACAGAAATGTGGGAAAGGATCTGGACTAAGGGACTAAAATATACAGCCTCTCAGGGATTGAGAGGAAATTGGTACaaaatgtatacatatgtgtctgggtatatgtatatatgtgtgtgtgtgtgtgtgtgtgtgtgtgtgtgtgtgtgtgtgtgtatatatatatatatatatattgaataaatGGATGGATAGAATTTATGAAATATCTTTCCTTAAAAACTGATGCAATCTCTTTCTGGAAAAGGCAGGCCCTGTTCTGCCCAGCTGCCTCTCCCTTAAACCAAAGAAGGCGATCCCAGAACagtccttttcctttttcctttttcctccttctctctttcgcttccattgactgacagccaggaATCCCACCATTCCTCTTTGCCTCCAGGTGGCGCGCTTTTTACTAGTTTTAACTGTATCTCATTTTATTGTTgcaatccacttggattccaagtgattaagcacaatataaattattattattattattattattattattattattttattttattttattttataataggaGAACaatttcccatagggaatcaatgAGGAATACTTTCCCAAAGGGAATGGATTGAAATGACTGATATGCCTTTTGAAGGGGTGCAAACCTGTGGGAATGAGCGCAAGGTCTTCCTAAAGGCCTCCTGCGCATGGCTGAGCAACTATTGCACCCATCGTCCACAGAGgcaccttctccttcctcttttgctttgAGAGGGGCTCCTGCAGAGTCCATTTTCCAAGGCTCCCTCAAGGATGGCCCCCAAAAGAACAGAGAAGGAGGTCAGGAAAGTAcagccccattcatactggggtaaaagacatggagggaactgggatgatccggatgcccctcccccgaatcgctccgttagcaagtgcccactacaaattgaaatcgaatgcattttgacagaaatcgaatgcattctgtagattggccgctgccaatcaagctatcgtcatggtgacgtttgcagggcatcgggggaagtgtcctccctttttaaagagccaggcacaggggtttcagcggctgaagcagggacagagatgcctctctctctctctctctctctctctctcttttttaataaacctgtgggcttttgagtcagatctgcccctgtcccaggcagaggatgggattgccatgcatttttttaatgcttttaaaagcaacattagctttccctttgcttcccttgctgtatctgctcaagaagacaaatcatccgcatatttgctcaaaaaaaattgctaaaaatgtaacattgattgtttgcaacatttgtagcttctctctctgcagaaagcaagtgcaagcctggctccatctgcctctggaatataaaccatgcgcatgtgcgctcaaaaaaaattgtttgaatttgaaaagggggggggggtttgcctgacatgagctccgttcatgacctgattttttcctcctgcaagggaaggaatgcccagcgacagagggctttgggcaggggatgcagggaaaagaggctcctaaagaatgccttcccttgctcccttctgcccagggctctttcctcctccccctcccctccaatgaggggaggaaatgctttgccctttgcccaccctctgaccttaatccctccctcaatttgcctcgatcgtcatcgaggccaaagttctcattcccaggacccggggtttttaaaaagaaacggtatttgcgccgatttcaaaagacccgcgctaggggccatttaacacggaacgggtgtgcaagctccggattcgcttgtgtgggattcggggtgagtaggaactttacgtgattgaatcggtttcagaaccgattttttttgtaatgtgaatgggcccaaagGAAACTGCTGGGGgccattgctctgctgccttctttgttgcaacaagatacaaaaaggatGAAATAGCAGATGTCTCTCAAATAAAACAACTAAAGGATACTTTCCTGGAGaatggaatagaatcacagaactgttacATTTTCACAGATATTCAGTTATAGTCACTGTTTGGAACTGTGTCTGGCTGCTTGAAtgccaaactgtgattttcagtgaCTGTTTTCATTCTGctcttgagctccaaactgtgattttcacataactgctactttttcagtgactgtggctgtatccacactgcagaaataatccagtttggcgccactttaaatgccatggctcagtgctatggaattctggaatctgtagttttgtgagacatttagtcttccctgtcaacaagctctggtgccataagaaactacaaatcccaggaatccataggatggagccatggcactgaaagtgattgaaactggattagttctgcagtgtggatgcagccacacatTCTGCTCTTGGgttccaaactgtgattttcacagaactgctactttttcacaGATCACTGCTGGAACGCTGACTGACTCTTATAGCTATATAAATAATCAGTgtcttaaaatgaataaaagacaGAAATTTAGGAGCCCTATTTGGAggttttttcctccaaaaagtGACAGTATTGCAGAATGCAATTTATGTAAAACAAGCTATCTTTCAAGACATCTACTTCCAACCTAAAGAAACATATGAAGAGCAAACATCCAAATGTTTGTATCGATGATATCTCTTCAAAAACTATTTTGAATTCTTCTGATATTGTGGTAAGAAAAATTGATTTATGCATTGGTTTTCTACTAAGGGCATAGCCAGGGAGGCCCAACGGGTCCAAACCCCTCAACATTtgtcaattatttttatattatttaaataacataaatacatattttaatattacacaaattaattaacaattaaaaatacagtagtgGCCAGGTCACAGGAACCAATGAAAAACACTGATTCAATCCTGGATCAGTAGCAGCAGTATCACTGCAGTGTACAgatcacagaaaatcacagttttgaatcacagatattttaaaatcacagtaacaTTTTTCACTGATATCAGTAAATCAGAGTTATTCCAGtgcgtctgcactgcaaaaataatcccaaTTGACATCATTTCCCTCTTTACTGTTTATAACAGTAACAATCCCCGCCCCTTCTCTCTGTCGCGCTCCCTCATTGGCTGGCTCTGGTTGGTAACAAGGCCccgccccttctctctctctctctctctctcgctcattGGCTGGCGCTCTATCTTCCGCATTCCCTCCCCAACAGtccccacccctttctcctccccctgagGAGGGGCTGGCCACAGAGATTACCACGCGCTCCTCTTTTATAGTAGTCCAGCTATTCCACACAAcggctctggctgcctcctcctgttgcattctgggatttgcagtttaaacgAGGttcctttagaattctcagccagggagctcttaggcctcactgaactacaaaccccacaatgcaacaggagacagccagagcagtcaaagtagagtagcagcactgtaagagaaATCAATCTCAAAATTCCgcaccataacaacaacaacaacaattattattacttCTATCTCGCCTCTTCCATAGGACTGAGGCATCTTGCATCATGAAAACCTAGAACACAATAAAATAAGTTCCATTATCCCACCCATCCCTTGCATAAAACAAATCCGTACAATTACATTTCAACAAACAATATAACATACAATAGGCTCCAAccataaatggagagagaaaacccagaggtccttttaaatgtattttaatgaaaatgtaatttcttcagtCGGTCTTGCAATTCCATTGCCATAACCAGCAGGTGGCGATGTTTCCCTCCCTCGAGTCAGATGCTCCCCATGTCCCTCCCAGCGGCCATAGAATGGAGAAAAGCAGCCAGCTGAGGCTCAAGGGCGGGGACATGCAAATTTTGGACCAATGGGAGGGGACTCCGACTTTGTGTCACGTGGCGGGcacttttcccgctttgcatgctgggagttggagttctaggagagggagaggactcccgtttagtgtcacgtggggggcgcttttcccgctttgcatgctgggagctggagttctggaagtgggaaaggactcccgtttagtgtcacgtgggggcgctTTTNNNNNNNNNNNNNNNNNNNNNNNNNNNNNNNNNNNNNNNNNNNNNNNNNNNNNNNNNNNNNNNNNNNNNNNNNNNNNNNNNNNNNNNNNNNNNNNNNNNNAGCCATGGCATGCATTCTCTGCTTTTCCTAGCTACCccgaattccttagagacagtagcaaaagcattctctgtgtgtctctatttaatgccaaattggaaagagaaagattGTACCATAAGAAGAAGCCTCTTGCCAAATGCTCCTTTCAGCCTTTCCCTTTTGCTGGAGGCCAGGAGATGAGAGGGAAAGGGAGCAAGCAGCCAGCCACCTTCTATCTGGATAGATAGCTACCTGAAGCCAGAAACATGCGCATAGAGGGAGGGaaataattcccaggattccctgctgGAGGAGGCCAGAGCCTTGGCTTGCTCtggccctctgacctgccctgaaggGACCCTCCTCCTCCAGGAAGAAGTCCCGCGCTCCCCGCCTGGGACCAGAGACGATGAAGAAGCAGCCAAAGGAGGTTTGCATGAGAGCCACAACAGTTCTTCCAAAagaagtgtgtctgtgtgtgtgtatccacacGACGCAGCGCCAAGGGAGCTTTCTGCGGCAAA from Sceloporus undulatus isolate JIND9_A2432 ecotype Alabama chromosome 6, SceUnd_v1.1, whole genome shotgun sequence carries:
- the ZNRF2 gene encoding E3 ubiquitin-protein ligase ZNRF2 codes for the protein MGAKQSGPAAANGRTRAYSGGDLPSGSGGGGGGAPGRYTHLAPQGGHNLGQGGGAASSSSTGVPPVAAPRSRSLGGPASSSRAAAHSAFNIPNNSSGGGGGGGLYGSQDSVNSTPEEGGRERAFGGGGAGGGGSGPRLVIGSLPAHLSPHLFGGFKCPVCSKFVSSDEMDLHLVMCLTKPRITYNEDVLSKDAGECAICLEELQQGDTIARLPCLCIYHKGCIDEWFEVNRSCPEHPSD